The following coding sequences lie in one Streptomyces sp. NBC_00510 genomic window:
- a CDS encoding alpha/beta hydrolase, with protein MTVADRSPVVRIDGPWTHRDVAANGARFHIAELGDGPLVLLLHGFPQFWWTWRHQLTALADAGFRAVAMDLRGVGGSDRTPRGYDPANLALDVTGVIRSLGEPDAALVGHDLGGYLAWTAAAMRPKLVRRLAVCSMPHPRRWRSAMLTDLRHSAAGGYVWGFQRPFVPERQLVADDAALVGRLLRDWSGPRLPEDGTVDAYRRAMLIPSTAHCSIEPYRWMVRSLARVDGFQFNRRMKRPVRVPTLHLHGSLDPAMRSRHAAGSGEYVEAPYRWRLFDGLGHFPHEEDPAVFSAELVNWLKDPEPDR; from the coding sequence ATGACGGTCGCTGATAGGTCCCCGGTGGTGCGCATCGACGGGCCCTGGACCCACCGGGACGTCGCCGCGAACGGTGCCCGCTTCCACATCGCCGAGCTCGGCGACGGCCCCCTGGTGCTGCTGCTGCACGGCTTCCCGCAGTTCTGGTGGACCTGGCGGCACCAGCTGACCGCGCTGGCCGACGCGGGCTTCCGCGCGGTCGCGATGGACCTGCGCGGGGTGGGCGGCAGCGACCGCACACCGCGCGGCTACGACCCCGCGAACCTGGCGCTCGACGTCACCGGCGTGATCCGCTCGCTCGGCGAGCCGGACGCCGCGCTGGTCGGGCACGACCTCGGCGGATACCTGGCCTGGACGGCGGCCGCGATGCGGCCCAAGCTCGTCCGGCGGCTCGCGGTGTGCTCCATGCCGCACCCGCGGCGCTGGCGCTCGGCGATGCTGACGGACCTGCGGCACAGCGCGGCCGGCGGCTACGTGTGGGGGTTCCAGCGCCCGTTCGTCCCGGAGCGGCAGCTGGTCGCGGACGACGCGGCGCTGGTGGGACGGCTGCTGCGGGACTGGTCGGGGCCCCGGTTGCCGGAGGACGGGACGGTCGACGCCTACCGCCGGGCGATGCTCATCCCGTCGACGGCGCACTGCTCGATCGAGCCGTACCGCTGGATGGTGCGCTCGCTGGCCCGGGTGGACGGCTTCCAGTTCAACCGCCGCATGAAGCGTCCGGTGCGGGTGCCCACGCTGCACCTGCACGGCTCGCTCGACCCGGCGATGCGGTCCCGGCACGCCGCGGGCAGCGGGGAGTACGTGGAGGCGCCGTACCGCTGGCGGCTCTTCGACGGGCTGGGGCACTTCCCCCACGAGGAGGATCCGGCGGTGTTCTCGGCCGAGCTGGTCAACTGGCTCAAGGACCCGGAACCGGACCGTTAA
- the nhaA gene encoding Na+/H+ antiporter NhaA, whose protein sequence is MSLPERKYVADALRTETVGGVILLLAAVVALVWANTPLSASYRSTVAFSFGPGALHLDLSVGHWAADGLLTVFFFVAGIELKRELVTGELRRPSAAALPVVAAICGMAVPAVVYAVVNATGGGSLQGWAVPMATDIAFALAVLAVLGTALPSALRAFLLTLAVVDDLFAILVIAVFFTSGINLVALALALAGLVLFRVLLRCEVRGWYVYVPLALVNWALMHASGVHATIAGVAMGLMLRCHRREGEEQSPGERIEHLVRPLSAGIAVPLFALFSAGVPIAGGTLAEVFGRPETLGVVLGLVVGKAVGVFGGTWLAARFTRAELNPDLAWADVLAVATLAGIGFTVSLLIGELAFEGDQVLTEEVKAAVLIGSFTSAVLAAVLLKLRNDKYRRICQDEERDEDRDGVPDVYEWADPEFHLRMAAIHEAKAAEHRRLAEVARSGDTGEDESGMIRG, encoded by the coding sequence ATGTCCCTCCCCGAACGGAAGTACGTCGCCGACGCGCTGCGGACGGAGACCGTGGGCGGCGTGATCCTGCTGCTGGCCGCCGTCGTCGCGCTGGTCTGGGCGAACACCCCGCTGAGCGCCTCGTACCGGTCCACCGTCGCCTTCAGCTTCGGGCCCGGGGCGCTGCACCTGGACCTGTCGGTGGGGCACTGGGCCGCGGACGGACTGCTGACGGTCTTCTTCTTCGTCGCCGGCATCGAACTCAAACGGGAACTGGTCACGGGCGAACTGCGCCGTCCGTCGGCGGCGGCGCTCCCCGTCGTCGCCGCGATCTGCGGCATGGCCGTGCCCGCGGTCGTGTACGCGGTGGTCAACGCCACGGGTGGCGGCTCCCTGCAGGGCTGGGCGGTGCCGATGGCGACCGACATCGCGTTCGCCCTGGCGGTGCTGGCGGTGCTCGGCACCGCGCTGCCGTCCGCACTGCGCGCGTTCCTGCTGACGCTGGCGGTCGTCGACGACCTCTTCGCGATCCTGGTCATCGCGGTCTTCTTCACCTCGGGCATCAACCTCGTCGCGCTGGCCCTGGCCCTCGCCGGGCTCGTGCTGTTCCGGGTGCTGCTGCGCTGCGAGGTGCGCGGTTGGTACGTGTACGTGCCGCTCGCCCTGGTCAACTGGGCGCTGATGCACGCCAGCGGGGTGCACGCCACGATCGCGGGTGTCGCGATGGGCCTGATGCTGCGCTGCCACCGGCGCGAGGGCGAGGAGCAGTCCCCAGGAGAGCGGATCGAGCACCTCGTGCGGCCGCTCTCGGCCGGGATCGCGGTGCCGCTCTTCGCGCTCTTCTCCGCCGGGGTGCCGATCGCCGGCGGCACGCTCGCCGAGGTGTTCGGCCGCCCCGAGACGCTGGGCGTGGTGCTGGGACTGGTCGTCGGCAAGGCGGTCGGGGTGTTCGGCGGCACATGGCTGGCGGCGCGCTTCACCCGCGCGGAGCTCAACCCCGACCTGGCCTGGGCCGACGTCCTGGCCGTCGCCACGCTCGCCGGGATCGGCTTCACGGTCTCCCTGCTCATCGGCGAGCTGGCCTTCGAGGGCGACCAGGTGCTGACCGAGGAGGTCAAGGCGGCCGTCCTGATCGGCTCGTTCACCTCGGCGGTGCTCGCCGCGGTGCTGCTCAAGCTCCGCAACGACAAGTACCGCCGCATCTGCCAGGACGAGGAGCGCGACGAGGACCGGGACGGCGTACCGGACGTCTACGAGTGGGCGGACCCCGAGTTCCACCTGCGCATGGCCGCGATCCACGAGGCGAAGGCCGCCGAGCACCGCAGGCTCGCGGAAGTGGCGCGCTCCGGGGACACCGGCGAGGATGAGTCCGGCATGATCAGGGGGTAA
- a CDS encoding HAD-IB family hydrolase — MLILVENHLPPRTAAFFDLDKTVIAKSSTLAFSRPFYQGGLINRRAVLRTAYAQFVYLLGGADHDQMEGMRKYLSDMCRGWNVQQVREIVAETLHDLIDPIIYDEAASLIEEHHLAGRDVVIVSASGAEVVEPIGGMLGADHVIATRMAVRDGCYTGRIEHYVYGPAKARAITELAAVEGYDLKRSYAYSDSVTDVPMLESVGHPYAVNPDRGLRREAASREWPVLTFSRPVRLHQRVPALTMPSGPVLALAAVGAAAATAGLVWYAARRRRPALS, encoded by the coding sequence ATGCTCATCCTCGTGGAAAACCACCTGCCGCCGCGCACCGCCGCGTTCTTCGATCTCGACAAGACGGTGATCGCCAAGTCGAGCACCTTGGCGTTCAGCAGGCCGTTCTACCAAGGCGGCCTCATCAACCGCCGCGCCGTGCTGCGGACCGCGTACGCCCAGTTCGTGTATCTGCTCGGCGGCGCCGACCACGACCAGATGGAGGGGATGCGAAAGTACCTCTCCGACATGTGCCGTGGCTGGAATGTGCAGCAGGTGCGGGAGATCGTGGCCGAGACCCTCCACGACCTCATCGACCCGATCATCTACGACGAGGCCGCCTCCCTCATCGAGGAGCACCACCTGGCCGGCCGCGACGTCGTCATCGTCAGCGCCTCGGGCGCCGAGGTCGTGGAGCCCATCGGCGGGATGCTCGGCGCCGACCACGTCATCGCCACCCGGATGGCGGTCCGGGACGGCTGCTACACCGGCCGGATCGAGCACTACGTCTACGGACCGGCCAAGGCGCGGGCCATCACCGAGCTCGCCGCCGTCGAGGGCTACGACCTCAAGCGCTCCTACGCCTACAGCGACTCGGTGACCGACGTCCCGATGCTCGAGTCGGTCGGCCACCCGTACGCGGTCAACCCCGACCGCGGGCTGCGCCGGGAGGCGGCGTCACGCGAATGGCCGGTGCTCACCTTCAGCCGTCCGGTCCGGCTGCACCAGCGCGTGCCCGCGCTGACGATGCCCTCGGGGCCCGTCCTCGCACTGGCCGCGGTCGGCGCGGCCGCCGCCACGGCGGGACTCGTCTGGTACGCGGCCCGCCGGCGCAGGCCCGCACTGTCCTGA
- a CDS encoding Fic family protein, which translates to MGTTADPLAVLGSLPGVAESVDSVRKAVDQVYGHRVMRRRSDEVSSEAALRGARGSAALAGADWALEEVRRRSDFSSDDESRAVGAALRLTAESGQLLSVWRQSPLQALARLHLVAAGGTSPDETVGRPRQAGEKVEEPLLDVAEFPLPEPAEVVARLDGLADLLLSGSEAPALVVAAVVHGELLCLRPFGSYNGIVARAAQRVVLVGSGLDPKSICPAEVGHAELGRAEYLKALRGYVSGTPEGMAAWISHCGKAVGLGVRESVAVCEALQRGAA; encoded by the coding sequence ATGGGTACGACAGCTGATCCGCTCGCCGTCCTCGGTTCGCTCCCCGGTGTCGCCGAGTCGGTGGACTCCGTACGGAAGGCCGTGGACCAGGTCTACGGCCACCGGGTGATGCGCCGCCGCTCCGACGAGGTGTCCTCGGAGGCGGCGCTGCGTGGCGCCCGCGGTTCCGCGGCGCTCGCCGGTGCCGACTGGGCGCTGGAAGAGGTGCGCAGGCGCAGCGACTTCTCCTCCGACGACGAGTCGCGCGCGGTGGGCGCCGCGCTGCGGCTCACCGCCGAGTCCGGCCAGTTGCTCTCCGTCTGGCGGCAGTCGCCGCTGCAGGCGCTGGCAAGGCTGCACCTGGTCGCGGCCGGTGGCACCTCACCGGACGAGACGGTCGGCCGGCCGCGGCAGGCCGGCGAGAAGGTCGAGGAGCCGCTCCTGGACGTCGCCGAGTTCCCGCTGCCCGAACCCGCGGAGGTCGTCGCGCGGCTCGACGGACTCGCCGACCTCCTGCTGTCCGGCAGCGAGGCGCCGGCGCTGGTCGTCGCCGCGGTCGTGCACGGAGAGCTGCTGTGCCTGCGGCCGTTCGGCTCGTACAACGGCATCGTGGCGCGGGCCGCGCAGCGCGTCGTCCTCGTCGGGAGCGGTCTGGACCCCAAGTCCATCTGCCCGGCCGAGGTCGGGCACGCCGAACTCGGGCGCGCGGAGTACCTGAAGGCGCTGCGGGGCTACGTCTCCGGCACGCCCGAGGGCATGGCGGCCTGGATCTCGCACTGCGGGAAGGCCGTGGGCCTGGGCGTACGGGAGAGCGTGGCGGTCTGCGAGGCCCTGCAGCGCGGCGCCGCGTAG
- a CDS encoding SulP family inorganic anion transporter has translation MQPTPEPQMQQSQVPPQDLPPPPPRADDGTAAWRHDLSASITVFLIAVPLSLGIALATGAPLQSGLIAAAVGGIVAGLMGGAPLQVSGAATSLVVVTAELVQRYGWRTTCAITVLAGLAQLALGALRVARAALAVSPAIVHGMLAGIGAAIALAQFHVVLGAHPDSSALTNLAALPQQLSSPHPGALLIAAVTVTVLVGWPRLPGRAGKALRTVPAPLAAIAAATAVGVPIVVPRVDLPAWHAVALPGLPHGPVLGIAAAVLTVTLVASMESLLSAVAIDKLRSGRGKPGDTVPARLNRELLGQGASNVVSGLLGGLPVAGGAIRGSANVAAGARTRRATALHGVWVLLCAGLLAGLLEHIPLAALAALVMVVGLKMLSFAHIKHVQRHREFPVYAATLGAVLLLGVLEGVLTGIAVAVFLSLRRLTHTRITVAEESGVHQVHVRGQLTFLAVPRLTRALAEVPDGASAVITLDGSFMDHAAYESLQHWCEGHRARGGWATLTGRSGTPITVPSSAHACRPWTPWRNHHCTKPGTEAGAAGQLVGGLSAFQRNTAPLVRDELARLAREGQRPTQLFLTCADSRLVTSMITSSGPGDLFTVRNVGNLMPPPGGDASCDSVGAAIEYAVEVLKVGSITVCGHSGCGAMQALLGGAGHEPGAQTPLARWLRHGRPSLARMERTGRPGRGEVALADRPVADDLERLCLVNVVQQLDHLMAHACVARRVAEGSLQLHGMYFHVAEAQAYVLDAGTGTFAAVRPEVLDTV, from the coding sequence ATGCAGCCCACGCCCGAACCACAGATGCAGCAGTCGCAGGTCCCACCGCAGGACCTGCCACCGCCACCGCCCCGCGCCGACGACGGGACCGCCGCCTGGCGGCACGATCTGTCGGCCTCGATCACCGTCTTCCTGATCGCCGTCCCGCTGTCGCTGGGCATCGCCCTGGCCACCGGCGCCCCGCTGCAGTCGGGGCTGATCGCCGCCGCGGTCGGCGGCATCGTCGCGGGACTGATGGGCGGTGCGCCGCTCCAGGTCAGCGGTGCCGCCACCAGCCTGGTGGTGGTCACCGCCGAACTCGTCCAGCGCTACGGCTGGCGCACGACGTGCGCCATCACGGTGCTGGCCGGGCTCGCCCAACTCGCCCTGGGCGCCCTGCGGGTGGCCCGGGCGGCACTCGCCGTCAGCCCGGCGATCGTGCACGGCATGCTGGCGGGCATCGGCGCCGCCATCGCGCTCGCCCAGTTCCATGTCGTGCTCGGCGCACACCCGGACAGCTCGGCGCTCACCAACCTGGCCGCCCTGCCGCAGCAGTTGTCGTCCCCGCATCCGGGTGCGCTGCTGATCGCGGCGGTGACGGTGACCGTGCTGGTCGGCTGGCCGCGCCTGCCCGGGCGGGCCGGCAAGGCGCTGCGCACGGTCCCCGCGCCGCTCGCCGCCATCGCAGCGGCGACCGCCGTCGGCGTGCCCATCGTGGTGCCGCGGGTCGACCTGCCCGCCTGGCACGCGGTGGCCCTCCCCGGGCTGCCGCACGGGCCGGTGCTCGGCATCGCCGCCGCCGTCCTGACCGTCACCCTGGTCGCGAGCATGGAGTCGCTGCTGTCGGCGGTGGCGATCGACAAGCTGCGCTCCGGGCGCGGGAAGCCCGGGGACACCGTCCCGGCCCGCCTCAACCGTGAGCTGCTCGGGCAGGGCGCGTCCAACGTCGTCTCGGGCCTGCTCGGCGGACTGCCGGTGGCCGGCGGCGCGATCCGCGGCTCGGCGAACGTGGCCGCGGGCGCACGGACGCGCCGGGCCACGGCGCTGCACGGGGTGTGGGTGCTGCTGTGCGCCGGGCTGCTGGCCGGGCTGCTGGAGCACATCCCGCTCGCCGCCCTCGCCGCCCTGGTCATGGTGGTCGGGCTGAAGATGCTGAGCTTCGCGCACATCAAGCACGTGCAGCGGCACCGGGAGTTCCCGGTCTACGCGGCGACGCTCGGCGCGGTGCTGCTGCTCGGCGTGCTGGAGGGGGTCCTGACCGGCATCGCCGTGGCCGTCTTCCTGTCGCTGCGCCGGCTGACGCACACCCGGATCACGGTGGCGGAGGAATCCGGCGTCCACCAGGTGCACGTACGCGGGCAGTTGACCTTCCTCGCGGTGCCGCGGCTGACCCGGGCACTGGCGGAGGTGCCGGACGGCGCCAGCGCCGTGATCACCCTGGACGGCTCCTTCATGGACCACGCGGCGTACGAGTCGCTGCAGCACTGGTGCGAGGGTCACCGGGCGCGTGGCGGCTGGGCGACCCTCACCGGCCGGTCGGGGACGCCGATCACGGTCCCGTCGAGCGCGCACGCCTGCCGCCCCTGGACGCCGTGGCGCAACCACCACTGCACCAAACCGGGTACGGAGGCGGGTGCCGCCGGGCAGCTGGTGGGCGGGCTCAGCGCCTTCCAGCGCAACACGGCGCCACTGGTCAGGGACGAGCTGGCGCGGCTCGCCCGCGAGGGGCAGCGGCCCACCCAGCTCTTCCTCACCTGCGCCGACTCGCGCCTGGTCACCAGCATGATCACCTCGAGCGGGCCCGGTGACCTGTTCACCGTACGCAACGTGGGCAACCTGATGCCGCCGCCCGGCGGCGACGCCTCCTGCGACTCGGTGGGCGCCGCCATCGAGTACGCGGTGGAGGTGCTGAAGGTCGGCAGCATCACCGTGTGCGGGCACTCCGGGTGCGGCGCCATGCAGGCGCTGCTGGGCGGGGCGGGCCACGAGCCGGGGGCGCAGACCCCGCTGGCCCGCTGGCTCCGGCACGGCCGCCCGAGCCTCGCCCGGATGGAGCGGACCGGCCGGCCCGGACGCGGCGAGGTCGCCCTCGCCGACCGCCCGGTGGCCGACGACCTCGAACGGCTCTGCCTCGTCAACGTGGTGCAGCAGCTGGACCACCTGATGGCCCATGCCTGCGTCGCCCGCCGGGTGGCGGAGGGATCGCTCCAGCTGCACGGCATGTACTTCCACGTCGCCGAGGCCCAGGCCTACGTCCTCGACGCCGGGACCGGCACGTTCGCCGCCGTACGGCCGGAGGTGCTCGACACCGTATGA
- the acs gene encoding acetate--CoA ligase produces MAWDTKGHPAKEHGVSNESLANLLKEERRFAPPAELAAGANVTAEAYQQAGDDRLGFWAAQARRLTWAKEPTETLDWSNPPFAKWFADGTLNVAYNCVDRHVEAGNGDRVALHFEGEPGDGRAITYAELKDEVSRAANALTELGVTAGDRVAIYMPMIPETVVAMLACARVGAAHSVVFGGFSADALAARIADADAKLVITADGGYRRGKPSALKPAVDDAVARSADVGKVLVVRRTGQEVAWTEGRDVWWHEIVERQSAEHTPEAFEAEHPLFILYTSGTTGKPKGILHTSGGYLTQAAYTHHAVFDLKPQTDVYWCTADVGWVTGHSYIVYGPLANGATQVLYEGTPDTPHQGRFWEIVQKYGVTILYTAPTAIRTFMKWGDDIPAKFDLSSLRVLGSVGEPINPEAWIWYREHIGGGRCPIVDTWWQTETGAMMISPLPGVTETKPGSAQRALPGISATVVDDEANEVPNGSGGYLVLTEPWPSMLRTIWGDDQRYLDTYWSRFEGRYFAGDGAKKDEDGDIWLLGRVDDVMLVSGHNISTTEVESALVSHPKVAEAAVVGATDATTGQAIVAFVILRGTAAAEDGDELIAELRDHVAKTLGPIAKPKRILTVAELPKTRSGKIMRRLLRDVAENRELGDVTTLTDSTVMDLIQTKLPSAASED; encoded by the coding sequence ATGGCCTGGGACACAAAAGGACACCCTGCGAAGGAGCACGGCGTGAGCAACGAGAGCCTGGCCAACCTTTTGAAGGAGGAGCGCCGGTTCGCTCCGCCCGCTGAGCTGGCGGCCGGTGCCAATGTGACCGCGGAGGCCTACCAGCAGGCCGGTGACGACCGACTGGGCTTCTGGGCGGCGCAGGCCCGCCGGCTGACCTGGGCGAAGGAGCCGACCGAGACCCTGGACTGGTCCAACCCGCCGTTCGCGAAGTGGTTCGCCGACGGCACCCTGAACGTCGCCTACAACTGCGTCGACCGGCACGTCGAGGCCGGCAACGGCGACCGGGTGGCGCTCCATTTCGAGGGCGAGCCCGGTGACGGCCGGGCCATCACCTACGCCGAGCTCAAGGACGAGGTGAGCCGCGCCGCGAACGCCCTGACCGAGCTGGGCGTGACGGCCGGCGACCGGGTCGCGATCTACATGCCCATGATCCCCGAGACCGTCGTGGCGATGCTGGCCTGCGCCCGCGTCGGCGCCGCGCACTCGGTGGTCTTCGGCGGCTTCTCGGCCGACGCGCTGGCCGCCCGCATCGCCGACGCCGACGCCAAGCTGGTCATCACCGCCGACGGCGGCTACCGCCGCGGCAAGCCGTCCGCGCTGAAGCCCGCCGTGGACGACGCGGTCGCCCGCTCCGCCGACGTGGGGAAGGTGCTCGTCGTGCGCCGCACCGGCCAGGAGGTCGCCTGGACCGAGGGCCGCGACGTGTGGTGGCACGAGATCGTCGAGCGGCAGTCCGCGGAGCACACCCCGGAGGCCTTCGAGGCCGAGCACCCGCTCTTCATCCTCTACACCTCCGGCACCACCGGTAAGCCCAAGGGCATCCTGCACACCTCGGGCGGCTACCTGACGCAGGCCGCCTACACCCACCACGCGGTCTTCGACCTGAAGCCGCAGACCGACGTCTACTGGTGCACCGCCGACGTCGGCTGGGTCACCGGCCACTCGTACATCGTCTACGGCCCGCTGGCCAACGGCGCCACCCAGGTGCTGTACGAGGGCACCCCGGACACCCCGCACCAGGGCCGCTTCTGGGAGATCGTCCAGAAGTACGGGGTCACGATCCTCTACACCGCCCCCACGGCGATCCGCACCTTCATGAAGTGGGGCGACGACATCCCCGCCAAGTTCGACCTGTCCTCGCTGCGCGTCCTGGGCAGCGTCGGCGAACCGATCAACCCCGAGGCGTGGATCTGGTACCGCGAACACATCGGCGGCGGCCGCTGCCCGATCGTGGACACCTGGTGGCAGACCGAGACCGGCGCCATGATGATCTCCCCGCTGCCCGGCGTGACGGAGACCAAGCCCGGCTCCGCGCAGCGTGCGCTGCCCGGCATCTCCGCCACCGTCGTGGACGACGAGGCCAACGAGGTGCCCAACGGCTCCGGCGGCTACCTCGTCCTCACCGAGCCGTGGCCGTCGATGCTCCGCACCATCTGGGGAGACGACCAGCGCTACCTCGACACCTACTGGTCCCGCTTCGAGGGCCGCTACTTCGCCGGCGACGGCGCCAAGAAGGACGAGGACGGCGACATCTGGCTGCTCGGCCGGGTCGACGACGTCATGCTCGTCTCGGGCCACAACATCTCGACCACCGAGGTCGAGTCGGCCCTCGTCTCGCACCCGAAGGTCGCCGAGGCGGCCGTGGTCGGCGCCACCGACGCCACCACCGGCCAGGCCATCGTCGCCTTCGTGATCCTGCGCGGCACCGCCGCGGCGGAGGACGGCGACGAGCTGATCGCCGAGCTGCGCGACCACGTCGCCAAGACGCTCGGCCCGATCGCCAAGCCGAAGCGGATCCTGACGGTGGCCGAGCTGCCGAAGACCCGTTCCGGCAAGATCATGCGGCGTCTGCTGCGCGACGTCGCCGAGAACCGGGAGCTGGGGGACGTCACCACCCTGACGGACTCCACGGTCATGGACCTCATCCAGACGAAGCTCCCGAGCGCCGCGAGCGAGGACTGA
- a CDS encoding phage holin family protein has protein sequence MSPADEPVNVGVTVSPNGSRSLGHLFASATADLSELVHEEIALAKAELRQDMKRAGIGGGAVGAAGILALFSLPVLSFAAAYGIHNLGLGLAWSFLIVGAAYLVLAGLLGLMARSKFKKIKKPERSIASAKETAAVLQGVKPHPRSAPSGTTEATVEAKV, from the coding sequence ATGAGCCCAGCGGACGAGCCCGTGAACGTGGGGGTGACCGTGAGCCCGAACGGAAGCCGCAGCCTCGGCCATCTCTTCGCCTCGGCGACGGCGGACCTGTCCGAACTGGTCCACGAGGAGATCGCCCTCGCCAAGGCCGAGCTGCGGCAGGACATGAAGCGCGCCGGCATCGGCGGCGGCGCGGTGGGCGCCGCCGGCATCCTGGCCCTCTTCTCGCTGCCGGTGCTCAGCTTCGCGGCGGCGTACGGCATCCACAACCTGGGGCTCGGCCTCGCCTGGTCGTTCCTCATCGTCGGCGCGGCGTACCTGGTGCTGGCCGGTCTGCTGGGCCTGATGGCGCGCTCGAAGTTCAAGAAGATCAAGAAGCCGGAGCGCAGCATCGCCTCGGCGAAGGAGACCGCGGCGGTGCTGCAGGGCGTCAAGCCGCACCCCCGGAGCGCCCCCTCCGGCACGACGGAGGCCACGGTGGAGGCCAAGGTGTGA
- a CDS encoding ATP-binding protein, giving the protein MKIAFVGKGGSGKTTLSSLFIRHLAAARVPVVAVDADINQHLGPALGLEEEEAAALPAMGAHLPEIKEYLRGANPRIASAETMIKTTPPGEGSRLLRIGEDNPVYAACARPVALDGGEARLMVTGPFAESDLGVACYHSKVGAVELFLNHLVDGRGEYVVVDMTAGSDSFASGMFTRFDMTFLVAEPTRKGVAVYRQYKEYARDFGVALHVVGNKVQGPDDVDFLRSQVGDDLLVTARHSDWVRAMEKGRPPRFGELEESNRAALRSMRDAVDATYERRDWERYTRQMVHFHLKNAESWGNARTGADLASQVDPGFVLGERFTLTG; this is encoded by the coding sequence ATGAAGATCGCTTTCGTCGGAAAGGGCGGCAGCGGCAAGACCACGCTGTCCTCCCTCTTCATCCGCCACCTGGCCGCCGCCCGCGTCCCCGTCGTCGCCGTCGACGCCGACATCAACCAGCACCTCGGCCCGGCGCTCGGCCTCGAGGAGGAGGAGGCCGCCGCCCTTCCGGCGATGGGCGCCCACCTCCCGGAGATCAAGGAGTACCTGCGCGGCGCCAACCCGCGGATCGCGTCCGCCGAGACGATGATCAAGACCACACCGCCCGGCGAGGGCTCGCGCCTGCTGCGGATCGGCGAGGACAACCCGGTCTACGCCGCCTGCGCCCGGCCCGTCGCCCTCGACGGCGGCGAGGCGCGGCTGATGGTCACCGGCCCCTTCGCCGAGTCCGACCTGGGGGTGGCCTGCTACCACTCGAAGGTCGGGGCGGTGGAGCTGTTCCTCAACCATCTGGTCGACGGCCGCGGCGAGTACGTCGTCGTCGACATGACGGCCGGCAGCGACTCCTTCGCCTCCGGCATGTTCACCCGCTTCGACATGACCTTCCTGGTCGCCGAGCCGACCCGGAAGGGCGTGGCGGTCTACCGCCAGTACAAGGAGTACGCCCGGGACTTCGGGGTCGCCCTGCACGTCGTCGGCAACAAGGTGCAGGGCCCGGACGACGTGGACTTCCTGCGCTCGCAGGTGGGCGACGACCTGCTGGTCACCGCCCGGCACTCGGACTGGGTCCGCGCCATGGAGAAGGGCCGCCCGCCGCGCTTCGGGGAGCTGGAGGAGTCCAACCGCGCCGCGTTGCGGTCGATGCGCGACGCGGTGGACGCCACGTACGAGCGGCGGGACTGGGAGCGCTACACCCGCCAGATGGTCCACTTCCACCTCAAGAACGCGGAGAGCTGGGGCAACGCGCGGACGGGCGCGGACCTCGCCTCCCAGGTCGATCCGGGCTTCGTCCTGGGCGAACGGTTCACCCTCACCGGGTAA